In Rhinolophus ferrumequinum isolate MPI-CBG mRhiFer1 chromosome 18, mRhiFer1_v1.p, whole genome shotgun sequence, a genomic segment contains:
- the GTPBP3 gene encoding tRNA modification GTPase GTPBP3, mitochondrial: MWRGLLTLVARAARGPLRPCTRQGSRTPVPGSGATIFALSSGQGRCGIAVIRTSGPASGHALRSLTAPRDLPQARRACLRLLSDPRSGEPLDRALVLWFPGPQSFTGEDCAEFHVHGGPAVVSGVLQALGRVPGLRPAEAGEFTRRAFAHGKLSLTEVEGLADLIHAETEAQRRQALRQLDGELGHLCRGWADTLTKALAHVEAYIDFGEDDDLEEGVLERADSQVRELEVALGAHLRDARRGQRLRSGAHVVVAGPPNAGKSSLVNLLSRKPVSIVSPEPGTTRDVLETPVDLAGFPALLSDTAGLREGTGLVEQEGVRRARERLEQADVILAVLDASDLASPSSCNFLDVVVNPAAGRSPDGNSQRLVLVLNKSDLLPPGGPYPSPDLPPHLLLSCLTGEGLDDLLEALRKELAAVCGDPSTGPPLLTRARHQHHLQGCLDALGHYKQAKDVSLAAEALRVARGHLAHLTSGGGTEEILDIIFRDFCVGK; encoded by the exons ATGTGGCGGGGGCTCTTGACCCTGGTAGCCCGGGCGGCTCGTGGGCCTCTCAG ACCGTGCACGCGCCAGGGCAGCCGCACTCCGGTCCCCGGATCCGGGGCCACCATTTTCGCGCTGAGTTCCGGCCAAGGCCGCTGCGGCATCGCTGTGATTCGGACCAGCGGCCCCGCCAGCGGCCACGCCCTCCGAAGCCTCACGGCGCCCCGGGACTTGCCCCAGGCTCGCAGGGCCTGCCTGCGCCTACTCAGCGACCCCCGCTCCGGGGAGCCGTTGGACCGCGCGCTAGTGCTGTGGTTCCCAG GTCCCCAGAGTTTCACGGGTGAGGACTGCGCGGAGTTCCACGTGCATGGAGGCCCGGCGGTGGTGAGTGGCGTCCTGCAGGCCCTGG GCAGGGTGCCAGGGCTGCGGCCAGCGGAGGCAGGAGAGTTCACCAGGCGGGCCTTCGCCCACGGGAAGCTGAGCCTGACTGAAGTGGAGGGGCTGGCAGATCTGATCCAtgcggaaactgaggcacagcggCGGCAGGCCCTGAGGCAGCTGGACGGGGAACTGGGTCACCTCTGCCGGGGCTGGGCGGACACCCTCACTAAG GCTCTGGCCCATGTGGAGGCCTATATCGACTTTGGGGAGGATGACGACCTGGAGGAGGGCGTCCTGGAACGAG ctgacagccaagtGCGGGAGCTGGAGGTGGCACTGGGCGCACATCTTCGAGATGCCAGGCGTGGGCAGAGGCTCCGCTCAGGGGCTCACGTGGTGGTCGCGGGACCCCCCAACGCCGGCAAGAGCAGCCTAGTGAACCTGCTCA GCCGGAAGCCTGTGTCCATCGTGTCCCCAGAGCCAGGGACCACCCGAGATGTGTTGGAGACCCCTGTGGACCTGGCCGGGTTCCCGGCACTCCTGAGCGACACGGCAGGGTTGCGGGAGGGCACGGGGCTAGTGGAGCAGGAGGGTGTGCGGCGTGCCCGCGAGAG GCTGGAGCAGGCTGACGTCATCCTTGCAGTGCTGGACGCCTCTGACCTAGCCTCTCCGTCCAGCTGCAACTTCCTGGACGTGGTTGTCAACCCCGCGGCAGGCCGGAGCCCCGATGGAAACAGCCAACGTCTCGTGTTGGTGCTAAACAAGTCAGACCTGCTGCCCCCTGGGGGCCCATACCCAAGTCCTGACCTGCCCCCTCACCTGCTGCTGTCCTGCCTGACGGGGGAAGGGCTGGACGACCTCCTGGAGGCGCTGCGGAAGGAGCTGGCTGCAGT TTGTGGAGATCCGTCCACAGGCCCACCACTTCTGACGCGGGCAAGGCACCAGCATCACCTCCAGGGCTGCCTGGATGCTCTCGGCCATTACAAGCAAGCTAAAGATGTATCCCTGGCGGCCGAGGCACTGCGGGTCGCCCGGGGGCACCTGGCCCACCTCACCAGTGGAGGGGGCACCGAGGAGATCCTGGACATTATCTTCCGGGACTTCTGTGTGGGCAAGTGA
- the PLVAP gene encoding plasmalemma vesicle-associated protein, with protein MGLAMEHGSPYSRAGGSQRDCWYYLRYFFLFVSLIQFLIILGLVLFMVYGNVHVSTESNLQATERRAEGLYNQVVGLAASQANLSKELNITARAKDAIVQMLQNARRDLDRINASFRQCQIVHANNERYAAAIILNEKQCQEQFKETNKSCNALTLMLTEKTKTLEVELAKEKAVCTKDKESLALSKRVMEEQLAECNKAREQQRQERRLAEDRLQKVQSLCLSLDKNKLETDMIHLWRDSIIPRVLNKPGYDVYHSFSPDIDAARRSCDNMPLLMSAKVEDLARNLRAGIDGVARENSDLQRQKQEVEQSLRASQEAKEKMEKEAQAREVKLQAECARQTQLLLEEKAALRKERDNLAKELEEKKREAEYLKNDLAVCRSNLDDCRKAKLQPMLVPRPFGPAPNIQPIDTRDLEEFKKRILESQRLTASNSVLSSG; from the exons ATGGGCCTGGCAATGGAGCACGGGAGCCCCTACTCCAGGGCTGGGGGCAGCCAGCGTGACTGCTGGTATTACCTGCGCTATTTCTTCCTCTTCGTCTCGCTTATCCAGTTCCTCATCATCCTGGGCCTTGTACTCTTCATGGTCTACGGTAACGTGCACGTGAGCACCGAGTCCAACCTGCAGGCCACCGAGCGCCGAGCCGAGGGCCTGTACAACCAGGTCGTGGGGCTCGCGGCCAGCCAGGCCAACCTGTCCAAGGAGCTTAACATCACTGCCCGGGCCAAGGACGCCATCGTGCAGATGCTGCAGAACGCCCGCCGCGACCTGGACCGGATCAACGCCAGCTTCCGCCAGTGCCAG ATAGTCCACGCGAACAATGAGAGGTACGCGGCTGCCATCATCCTGAATGAGAAACAATGCCAAGAACAATTCAAGGAGACTAACAAGAGCTGCAACG CCTTGACCCTCATGCTGACCGAGAAGACCAAGACGCTAGAGGTGGAGTTGGCCAAGGAGAAGGCGGTATGCACCAAAGACAAGGAGAGTCTGGCGCTGAGCAAGCGGGTGATGGAGGAGCAGCTGGCCGAGTGCAACAAGGCCCGGGAGCAGCAGCGGCAGGAGCGACGGCTGGCCGAGGATCGGCTGCAGAAGGTGCagtccctctgcctctctctggacAAGAACAAGCTTGAGACTGACATGATCCACCTCTGGAGGGATTCCATCATCCCGCGCGTTCTGAATAAACCGGGCTACGATGTATACCATTCCTTCAGCCCGGATATAGACGCCGCCCGGAGAAGCTGTGACAACATGCCTCTCCTCATGAGCGCCAAGGTGGAGGATCTGGCCCGGAACTTGCGGGCTGGCATCGACGGTGTGGCCCGTGAGAACTCAGACCTCCAGCGCCAAAAGCAGGAGGTTGAGCAGAGCCTGAGGGCCAGTCAGGAGGCCAaggagaagatggagaaggaggCCCAGGCCCGGGAGGTCAAGCTCCAGGCCGAGTGTGCCCGGCAGACCCAGCTATTGCTGGAAGAGAAGGCAGCACTGCGGAAAGAGCGAGACAACTTGGCCAAGGAGCTAGAGGAGAAGAAGCGGGAGGCCGAGTATCTCAAGAACGATCTAGCTGTCTGCCGCTCAAATTTGGATGATTGCAGAAAGGCCAAG TTACAGCCGATGCTTGTGCCAAGACCTTTTGGCCCTGCCCCCAACATCCAACCCATTG ACACACGTGACCTGGAGGAATTCAAGAAGAGGATCCTAGAGTCCCAGCGGCTTACTGCAAGCAACTCAGTCCTATCCAG TGGCTGA